The Methylobacterium durans nucleotide sequence CAGGCCAGACCGGATCACGATCGGCCCGGCCGTCTCGCGGCTCGATCTCGGGCTGAGCATCCCGTTCCGGTTCTACGGGCCGCGCGGCACCCTCCGCACGATCAGCGCCGCCGCCCTGCTGCGCGGCGAGCGGACGGCCGACCTCGTCGGGGGGCGCGTCGTCCTCGTCGGCACCACGGCGTTCGGGACCGGCGACACCTACGCGACGCCCTACGATCCGGTCCTGCCCGGCGTCGAGGTGCTCGCCACCGGCCTCGCGCATCTCCTGTCCGGGGACGGGCTCGTGCGCGGGGAGGCCCAGCGCCGGATCGACGCGGCGGCCGCGCTCGTCCTCGCCCTCGGCAGCGCGCTCCTTCTCGTCCTCGCCCCGCCGGCCGTCGCGGTGGGGCTCATCGGGTTGCTGGCGCTCGCGTGGGTGGCCGCCACGGTGGCGGCCTTCTCGCAGGGATTCTGGCTCGCCACCGCGCTGCCCCTGGCGGCGATGGTGCCGGTGATCGGCTTCGGGCTCGGCGGGCGCCTCGTCCTCGATCGCCGCGACGCCGACGCCCATGCGCGGGCCGAGCGGGCGCTGCGCGCCTTCCACCCGCCCCGACTCGCCGCGCGGCTCGCCGCCGATCCGGGCTTCCTCGCCGAGCCGCTCGTGCAGAGGGCGGCGATCCTGTTCCTCGACCTCGCCGGCTTCACCGGAGTCAGCGAGCGCCTCGGCCCCTTGCGGACGCAGAGCCTCCTGAAGGGCTTCCACGCCCTGGTCGAGGCGCGGATCAGCCGCCACGGCGGTCTCGTCGTCACCTTCATGGGGGACGGCGCGATGTGCGTGTTCGGCCTTGCGGACCCGAGCCCCGACGATGCCCGGCGGGCTCTCGCCGCCGCCCTCGACCTGGTCCCCGCGATCCGCGCCTGGCTCGCCGGCGAGCCCGCCTTCGGCGGCCGGGGCGACCTGCGGGTCGGGGTTCACGACGGCACGGTGGTGGTGTCGCGCCTCGGAGCCAGCGACCATCAGCAGATCACCGCGACGGGGGACAGCGTCAACCTCGCGAGCCGCCTGATGGAGGTCGGCAAGGGCCTCGGGGCCGCCTTGGTGGTGAGCGACGACCTCCTCGCCGCGGCGGGGCCCGAGAGCGTCGCGGCCGCCGGTTTCGAGGGCCGCCGCACCGTCTCGATCCGCGGCCGCGAGCAGAAGCTGACGGTCGCCTTCCGCTGGTGCAATCGCGACGCGGCGACGACCGCCGCCAATCCTTGAGCGGCAGCGCCGAGAAGCAGGACCGCTACAGCGTCGACGCGGCCGCAGGTCCTGCCGTCCGGCACCGGCCGGTCACCGGCGGCCTGTCTCGATGGACCGGGCATGTTGCGCAGCGCGGAACCGGGTGCCGGCGCGGCCATTCCCCGTCCGGCATCCGGTGCGGTCCCGCCGGAACATCGCCTCTGACCAGCGAGGAATGGGATTGCCGAGCGTCGCTGCCGTTGGAACCGCCGGCTGGAACGTGCCGAAGGCCTATGCCAGCCGGTTTCCGACGGGCGGGAGCCATCTCGAACGCTATGCACAGCGCTTCGATGCGGTCGAGATCAACACGTCGTTCTACCGGCCGCATCGTGTCGCGACCTACGAGCGCTGGGCCGCGGCCGTGCCCGAGCCGTTCCGCTTCGCGGTGAAGGTCCCGCGCGCGATCACGCACGAGCGACGCCTCGAGAACGCCGACGCGCCGCTCGCGCGATTCCTCGGCGAGGTCGCCGGGCTCGGACCGAAGCTGGGCCCGCTCCTGCTGCAACTGCCGCCGAGCCTTCCCTTTCAGGCCGGGACAGGCGGCGGGTTCCTGCAGCGCCTCAGGCATGCCGTTCCGGGAAGCATCGTCTGCGAGCCGCGGCATGTGAGCTGGTTTGCGCCCGACGTCGACGCGCTCCTGGCGGATCTGCGCATCGCCCGGGTCGCTGCCGATCCGGCACCGGTGCCGCAAGCCAGCGAGCCTGGCGGCTGGCGCGGATTGGCCTATCGTCGCCTGCACGGGTCACCGCGGATCTACCACTCGGCCTACGCGCCGGGTGCGCTCGACGCGCTGGCGGAGCGTCTCAGGGCCGAGGCGAGGGACGGCGTGCCGAGCTGGTGCATCTTCGACAACACGGCGGATTTTGCGGCCACGGGTGACGCGTTCATGACGCTGGAACGCATGATGCGGGATGCCGGACCGCGCGCAGGGGTCGAGGATCGCGCCGCTGACGAGCCTCTGCCCCGGTGATGCCGACCCGACCCCTGGGAGTGTCGGGTAGGGGACCGACCTGGTCTCGGCGCGTTTTCGGCTCGACGGTCGTGGCCGGCCTCGGCATTCCTAGCCATCCAGAGGCGCGGGCCATGCCGGCTCGCACCCCGGTCGCAGGGCTGAGGAACCATCCGGACGTGAACCACGCCGGGCCTGATGTGTCGCCGCTCCTCAGCGGACCGAGCCCCGGAGCGTCCGTATGAGCGCGGCCGAAGCTGCCCTGGACGCCCGCATTCCCCTGGCCTGCTGCCTCGGCATGCTCGCCGTCGGCGTCAACGGCACGGCGATCATGGCCGCGCTGCCGACCATGCGCGCGGATCTCGCCCTCGATTCCGAGGCGGTGACCTGGGCGGTGAACAGCTACCTCCTCGCCTCCGCCGCCTGCATCATCCTGGGCGGCCGGGCTTCGGACTGGGTCGGTGCCCGGCGCGTCGCCCTGGCGGGCCTCATCCTCTTCGGCGCCGCCTCGGCGGTGATCGCCCTGGCGACGGGGCCCGCAACGCTCCTGGCGGGCCGCGCCGCGCAGGGGCTCGGCGCGGCGTTCGCCGTGCCCGCGACGCTCGCGTGCATCGGGCAGGCGGCCGATCCCTCCCGGCGGAGCGCCGCCCTGAGTGCCTGGGCGGGCGCGCTGATGCTGGGATTCAGTCTCGGGCCCCTCGTCGGCGGCGCGGCCACCCACCTCCTCGGCTGGCGCAGCGTGTTCGTCTGCACCGCGCTCGCCCTCGCCGCCGCCGCGATCGCGCTCTCGACCGCCCGAGCGGAGGCACCGCCGGCAGCCCAGCGCCCGTCCCACCTCGATGCGGCCGGCTTCGCCCTGCTCGCGACCCTGATGGTCTCGGCCGTCCTTGCCCTGAACGGCCTGCCGCGTGCGGGGCAGGCGCCGCTTCACGTCGCCGTCCCGCTCGCCGCGGCGGCCGCGGCCTCCGCCCTGTTCGTGCGCGTGGAGCGGCGCGCCGCCGATCCGTTCGTGGACCTCGCCGGGATCCGGCGATCCCCGCTCTTCCTGCGGGCGGCCGCGATCGGGGCGGTCGCCATGTTCTGCATCCTGTCGACGCTGCTCTACTTCAACATCGATGCCCAGGGCGAAGCGGGGCTCGGGCTGACGCCGGTCGGCGCCGGGCTGATGCTGCTGCCGCTGAGCGTCGGCCTGTTCGCCCTGTCCCGGCTCGCGCCGCGCGCGGTGCGCCGGCTCGGTTCGGCCGGCGCGCTCTCGGGTGCCCTCGTCGTGGTCGCCCTCGCCTGCGGGGCGATCGTAGCGGCGGCGCATCTCCGCTCGGAGGCGATCCTGGCCGTCGGCCTGTTCCTGTTCGGTGCCGGCCTCGCCGTGCCCTACGCCACCGCCCCGCACCTCGCCCTCGCGGCGCTGCCGCCCGAGGCCGCGGGACAGAGCTCGGGCCTGATCAACGCCTGCACCTTCCTCGGCGGCAGCTTCGGGTGACCGGGGGCGCGATCCTCTACCCGCTGGCGGGTCTCGCGGGCGTGCTGGGCCTCGTGGCGGCCGCGGCGCTCGCGGGCGCCGCCCTGGCCCGCAGCCTGCCGCGCACGGCCGATGAAGGCCCGTGATCCCCTTCGGGTCGCTCCTCAGAGGTAGGGCAGGAACAGCCGGGCGCCGGCGTCGCGCAGCTTGGCGGGGATCGAGCGCCGCGCGAGATCCGCCTGCGTCAGGCGCGCCGTCATCGTGCGCTCCATGGATCGGCCGAGCGCGTCCGCCAAGCCGGCATCGTAGATCTCGACATTCAGCTCGAAGTTGAGGCGGAAGCTGCGCATGTCCCAGTTCGCGCTGCCGACGAAGCTCCATTCCTCGTCGACGACCAGCATCTTGGAATGATCGAAGGGGGGCTCGTTCAGCCAGATCCGCACGCCGCTCGCCAGCAACGGATCGACATGCGCGCGCGTCGCCCAGTCGACGAGGCGATGATTGCTCACCCGCGGAATGATGACGTCGACCGACAGGCCCCGCACGGCCGCGAGCGAGAGGACGCTGGCCAGCACCTCGTTCGGCAGGAAATAGGGTGTCGCGAGG carries:
- a CDS encoding CHASE2 domain-containing protein; protein product: MRRLPAVRLVHAALLVAIALGTALQLAAWHRDGRATPLDRVENALLDLRFHLAGPQAAPDPVVIVGIDDAAIAEAGGFPVPRAALARLVRAIHDRNPRALGIDLLLLDPRQPEDDAALGAALAEARAVLAGAAVFPQGPEGVARSEGARLPAAERVLRPHDRFGTGTGFGLTNIAADHNGTPRHLPLLVADNGNLLPSLPLRLAAQASGAEPILRPDRITIGPAVSRLDLGLSIPFRFYGPRGTLRTISAAALLRGERTADLVGGRVVLVGTTAFGTGDTYATPYDPVLPGVEVLATGLAHLLSGDGLVRGEAQRRIDAAAALVLALGSALLLVLAPPAVAVGLIGLLALAWVAATVAAFSQGFWLATALPLAAMVPVIGFGLGGRLVLDRRDADAHARAERALRAFHPPRLAARLAADPGFLAEPLVQRAAILFLDLAGFTGVSERLGPLRTQSLLKGFHALVEARISRHGGLVVTFMGDGAMCVFGLADPSPDDARRALAAALDLVPAIRAWLAGEPAFGGRGDLRVGVHDGTVVVSRLGASDHQQITATGDSVNLASRLMEVGKGLGAALVVSDDLLAAAGPESVAAAGFEGRRTVSIRGREQKLTVAFRWCNRDAATTAANP
- a CDS encoding MFS transporter; protein product: MSAAEAALDARIPLACCLGMLAVGVNGTAIMAALPTMRADLALDSEAVTWAVNSYLLASAACIILGGRASDWVGARRVALAGLILFGAASAVIALATGPATLLAGRAAQGLGAAFAVPATLACIGQAADPSRRSAALSAWAGALMLGFSLGPLVGGAATHLLGWRSVFVCTALALAAAAIALSTARAEAPPAAQRPSHLDAAGFALLATLMVSAVLALNGLPRAGQAPLHVAVPLAAAAAASALFVRVERRAADPFVDLAGIRRSPLFLRAAAIGAVAMFCILSTLLYFNIDAQGEAGLGLTPVGAGLMLLPLSVGLFALSRLAPRAVRRLGSAGALSGALVVVALACGAIVAAAHLRSEAILAVGLFLFGAGLAVPYATAPHLALAALPPEAAGQSSGLINACTFLGGSFG
- a CDS encoding DUF72 domain-containing protein, translated to MGLPSVAAVGTAGWNVPKAYASRFPTGGSHLERYAQRFDAVEINTSFYRPHRVATYERWAAAVPEPFRFAVKVPRAITHERRLENADAPLARFLGEVAGLGPKLGPLLLQLPPSLPFQAGTGGGFLQRLRHAVPGSIVCEPRHVSWFAPDVDALLADLRIARVAADPAPVPQASEPGGWRGLAYRRLHGSPRIYHSAYAPGALDALAERLRAEARDGVPSWCIFDNTADFAATGDAFMTLERMMRDAGPRAGVEDRAADEPLPR